CTTGGTTTGGTATTTATCCCCTGGTTTGAGAGTTCCTTTGGGCTTAAATACCTTAAACTTTAAGGGGAAAGTGATATCTTGATACACTCCATAAGCATTGACCGAGACGATTCCTTGGTCAATTTTGCCCAAACTTCCTAAGTATTGTCTAGCGACATAATCGGTACGATTTCCCTTCTTTCTATCTCCAGTTTCATCAATAATGACGGTGATTGCTTTTCCCTTTAAGGCTTCTTTAGTTTTTTGTAATCTTCTTTCTCTTAATTGTTCTACTGACCAAGGTGAGTTAGCAAGGAAGTGATGTAGAGATTGTGCAGAAGTAATCCCGACGACTTTGGCAATTTCTGGTAGAGATTTTCGTTTAATCGGTGCGATGAGTCCTAAATGTAAAAATTTAAAGCATTCATAATTTCTCACATCTTGAAACAGGTCTTGATAGTAACCACAATAGTTGTCTACGATCGCGCTAGTAGGTTCTGGGTCTCGCGGTAGGTGTTGACGAATCTGTAAAGCTACATCCATCATGAGCAGTCGCTTCCCTCTTTATTCTTACTTTTCCTTTCTTATCATTTTATCTCGGAAAATGACAAAAGAGGGTTATATGAAATATCTAAATGTTTGCTACAGATAAAGCATTGAGAATAAAGTCCCATCCAGTGATCTGAGTAATCACTTGAGAACTTAATTTTGATAAGATTTTGGAAAGTCGCTTTCTTAAATCATCTAAATCGGGAAAGAATTCCCATTTCAAAGGTTTCTTAATTTCTTGCCATAATCGTTCAATGGGATTAACTTCTGGGGAATAAGGTGGTTGGAAAATTAAAATGACATTATCAGGAAGTTGTAACTCTAACCAAGTATGGCAACGACTGTTATCAACTTGTATTAAGTGTAAATCGTCAGGATATTCTTGAGCAAACCAGCTTAAATACTGCTCAAAGCAAAGACCA
This window of the Euhalothece natronophila Z-M001 genome carries:
- a CDS encoding IS630 family transposase gives rise to the protein MVTTQLEANSEKVKRYQNIRYWCQDESRIGLITLHDTKITGKGIQPTGKKQWKFDYLWLYGLVEPRTGENFFREFSHLDGLCFEQYLSWFAQEYPDDLHLIQVDNSRCHTWLELQLPDNVILIFQPPYSPEVNPIERLWQEIKKPLKWEFFPDLDDLRKRLSKILSKLSSQVITQITGWDFILNALSVANI